In Marixanthomonas ophiurae, one genomic interval encodes:
- a CDS encoding glycosyltransferase family 4 protein, which yields MVKINSIEDRGIYTDLLRKFRNEGHEICITTPTQRRNKENTALKELDNVSILKVKTLNLEKSSVLEKGLGQLLLEKQYLKAIKKYFKGIKFDLVLYSTPPITFSKVVKYVKQRDNAFTYLLLKDIFPQNAVDMGMIKKNGFLHRFFLKKEKNLYRLSDAIGCMSQANVDYVLNNNPEIDVAKVEINPNSIEPIQVRQSNSEKNDIRDKYKLPRNKKIFVYGGNLGVPQGVDFLIETIDKIHYDNVFFLIVGSGTQYKKMESWFTINKPLNAILLSALPKKDYDALLQSCDFGMIFLHKNFTIPNFPSRLLSYLEMKMPILVATDVHTDIGAIVERYNCGFWVEAGDTESQKSKINEMINMDEKGLRTMQENSWALLKNNYTVQVSYKAIIEKVSKNKA from the coding sequence ATGGTGAAAATAAATTCTATTGAAGATAGAGGGATTTATACAGATTTATTAAGGAAATTTAGAAACGAAGGTCATGAAATATGTATTACTACCCCTACCCAACGACGAAACAAAGAAAATACCGCACTAAAAGAATTAGATAATGTTTCAATTTTAAAGGTGAAGACTCTAAACCTTGAAAAGTCTAGTGTTTTAGAAAAAGGCTTAGGTCAATTGCTTTTGGAAAAGCAATACCTAAAAGCTATAAAAAAATATTTTAAAGGCATTAAGTTTGATTTAGTTCTATATTCAACACCACCTATTACTTTTTCAAAGGTTGTGAAATATGTAAAACAACGAGATAATGCCTTTACTTACCTTTTGTTGAAGGATATTTTTCCCCAGAATGCGGTGGATATGGGAATGATCAAAAAAAATGGATTTCTACATCGTTTCTTCTTAAAAAAAGAAAAAAATCTTTACAGATTATCTGATGCCATTGGCTGCATGTCCCAAGCAAATGTAGATTATGTATTAAATAACAATCCAGAAATAGATGTTGCTAAGGTAGAAATCAATCCTAACTCTATCGAGCCGATTCAAGTAAGACAATCCAATTCTGAAAAAAATGACATCAGGGATAAATATAAATTACCAAGAAATAAAAAAATATTTGTGTATGGAGGTAATTTAGGGGTTCCACAGGGAGTTGACTTTCTTATAGAAACAATCGATAAGATTCACTACGATAACGTTTTTTTCCTTATTGTAGGCTCAGGAACACAATACAAAAAAATGGAATCTTGGTTCACCATAAATAAGCCATTAAATGCAATTTTATTGTCTGCTCTGCCAAAAAAAGATTATGATGCGCTGTTACAAAGTTGCGATTTTGGGATGATTTTTTTACATAAAAATTTCACTATTCCTAATTTCCCATCAAGATTGTTATCCTATTTAGAAATGAAAATGCCGATTCTGGTAGCGACCGATGTTCATACAGATATAGGTGCAATTGTGGAGAGGTATAATTGTGGGTTTTGGGTTGAAGCAGGAGATACTGAGTCACAAAAGAGTAAAATTAATGAAATGATTAATATGGATGAAAAGGGGCTAAGAACTATGCAAGAAAATTCTTGGGCTCTACTAAAAAACAACTATACAGTTCAGGTATCTTATAAGGCGATAATAGAAAAGGTATCAAAAAATAAAGCCTAG
- a CDS encoding sugar transferase: MYRKLIKPFLDIVIALILVIIFSPLLFLITIGLLIVNKGKPFFFQLRPGKDEKLFKIIKFKTMTDECDKNGNLLPDAERLKSLGKIVRATSLDEIPQLLNVLQGSMSLVGPRPLLPEYIDLYTKKQKKRHAVKPGITGWAQVNGRNAISWKKKLEYDVWYVQNQSFYLDFKILLKTTEKVLLKEGINTKGEATTRRFTGKKKL; this comes from the coding sequence ATGTACCGTAAATTAATTAAACCTTTTTTAGATATAGTCATTGCTCTAATACTTGTAATTATTTTTAGTCCATTACTGTTTTTAATAACAATAGGATTGTTAATAGTAAATAAAGGCAAACCTTTCTTTTTTCAACTACGACCTGGAAAAGATGAAAAACTTTTTAAAATAATCAAGTTTAAGACAATGACTGATGAGTGTGATAAAAATGGAAACTTACTACCAGATGCAGAACGCTTAAAATCATTAGGAAAGATTGTAAGAGCCACTTCATTGGATGAAATACCACAATTACTTAATGTTCTTCAAGGAAGTATGAGCTTAGTGGGGCCTCGTCCTTTATTACCAGAATACATAGACCTATATACAAAAAAGCAAAAAAAGAGACATGCTGTAAAACCTGGAATTACGGGGTGGGCGCAAGTAAATGGACGAAATGCAATAAGCTGGAAAAAAAAATTAGAATATGATGTATGGTATGTTCAAAATCAATCCTTTTATTTAGATTTTAAAATACTTTTAAAAACAACAGAAAAAGTATTATTAAAGGAAGGGATTAATACAAAAGGAGAAGCAACGACCCGGCGTTTTACTGGAAAAAAGAAGCTATGA
- a CDS encoding acetyltransferase gives MKDLILYGAGGHCYAAIELIKSTGEYNPVVIYDDAPKVQSIFGVPVKKFNSDPILSPLCITIGENSVRELIASKFKNFYPSFIHNSAVLTSSSVIGKGTLVHPNAVIDAGVEIGDFCIINNNSTISHNSIIGNFVHIAIQTAIAGGVQIGSGSLIGAGSVILPEVKIGLKSIIGAGSVITKDVPDNAIVYGNPGVIKGYNKNSNE, from the coding sequence ATGAAAGATTTAATTTTATATGGTGCTGGTGGTCACTGTTATGCAGCTATTGAATTGATAAAAAGCACTGGAGAGTACAATCCAGTTGTAATTTATGATGACGCTCCAAAAGTTCAATCAATTTTTGGGGTACCAGTTAAAAAATTTAATTCAGATCCAATCTTAAGCCCTCTTTGTATTACAATAGGGGAGAATTCTGTTCGCGAACTTATAGCTTCAAAATTTAAAAATTTTTACCCTTCATTTATTCATAATAGTGCAGTCTTAACATCCTCTTCCGTAATAGGTAAAGGTACATTGGTTCACCCTAATGCAGTTATAGATGCAGGAGTTGAAATAGGTGACTTCTGTATTATTAATAATAATTCAACAATTTCACATAATTCTATTATTGGTAATTTTGTTCACATAGCTATTCAAACAGCAATTGCTGGAGGGGTACAAATTGGATCAGGGTCTTTAATTGGAGCTGGAAGTGTTATTTTGCCAGAAGTTAAAATTGGTTTAAAAAGTATTATTGGAGCTGGTTCGGTAATTACAAAAGATGTTCCTGATAATGCAATTGTTTATGGAAACCCTGGGGTTATTAAGGGATATAATAAAAACAGTAATGAGTAA
- a CDS encoding DegT/DnrJ/EryC1/StrS family aminotransferase, protein MSKSKIWLSSPHMGGNEQKYIEEAFAKNWIAPLGPNVTGFEQDLESYLGEDSHVACVSSGTGAIHLALDIAGVTAGDEVLCQTFTFCGSSHPITYMGATPVFIDSEEETWNMFPKYLEEAIKDGIANGKKPKAVIAVHLYGMPAKIDEIEAICKKYNIFLIEDAAEALGSSYKNRKCGTFGDISILSFNGNKIITTSGGGALVCRDKETKDKAIFLATQARDEAPHYQHSRIGYNYRMSNIVAGIGRGQMEVLDKHVALRRENNVFYQKLFSTIEEIQLFSEPDSNFYSNHWLSAITLKKSDNQQIIENLRLFLHKFNIESRPLWKPMHVQPVYYGSKFYGNGTAIEIFKKGLCLPSGSNLTDSERDRIKNAVRMYFS, encoded by the coding sequence ATGAGTAAATCAAAAATATGGCTTTCCTCACCACACATGGGAGGAAACGAACAAAAATATATTGAAGAAGCATTTGCTAAAAATTGGATTGCTCCATTAGGTCCTAATGTAACCGGATTTGAGCAAGACCTTGAAAGCTACTTAGGGGAAGACTCTCACGTGGCGTGTGTGTCATCTGGTACAGGAGCAATACATTTAGCATTAGATATTGCAGGCGTTACAGCAGGTGACGAAGTATTATGTCAAACCTTCACGTTTTGTGGATCTTCACATCCTATTACTTATATGGGAGCAACCCCTGTTTTTATAGATAGTGAAGAAGAAACATGGAACATGTTTCCAAAGTATCTAGAAGAAGCCATTAAAGACGGTATCGCGAATGGAAAAAAACCAAAAGCTGTTATAGCTGTTCATTTGTATGGTATGCCAGCCAAAATAGATGAAATTGAAGCTATTTGTAAAAAATATAATATTTTTTTAATTGAAGATGCTGCGGAAGCATTAGGTTCATCATACAAAAACCGAAAGTGTGGAACATTCGGCGACATATCAATTCTATCTTTTAACGGCAATAAGATAATTACCACGTCGGGAGGAGGAGCTTTGGTTTGTAGAGATAAAGAAACTAAAGATAAAGCAATATTTTTAGCAACACAAGCTAGGGACGAGGCACCACACTACCAACATTCTAGAATAGGATATAATTATAGAATGAGTAATATTGTTGCCGGTATAGGTCGTGGACAGATGGAAGTGCTCGACAAACATGTAGCCTTACGAAGAGAAAACAATGTGTTTTATCAAAAACTTTTTAGTACTATTGAAGAAATACAACTGTTTTCTGAGCCAGATTCAAACTTCTATAGTAATCATTGGTTATCCGCTATAACGCTTAAAAAATCCGACAACCAGCAAATTATAGAAAATTTACGATTATTTTTGCATAAATTTAACATAGAAAGCAGACCTTTGTGGAAGCCTATGCACGTGCAACCTGTGTATTATGGTTCTAAATTTTATGGCAATGGTACTGCCATAGAAATTTTCAAAAAAGGGTTGTGTCTACCTTCAGGGTCGAACTTGACAGATTCTGAAAGGGATAGAATAAAAAATGCAGTAAGAATGTATTTTAGTTAA
- a CDS encoding polysaccharide biosynthesis protein, with product MENKFIRALKIITSSKGNRLDIRNVKYLPRWSVLGIDTFLLVCSIVLTVIILRDLHINHLKLISATQQVILVLGINIFFMLLYKTYAGLIRHSSFMDALKLVLASSSTFGVLVLINLGILIVVKEKIFLTSALVVYSFFSFTFLFLFRLSVKQFYEYFKIYQNDTKSEKAIIVGVDENAISIAAALDIEHPQRFRIEGFASPKSSNKRLLILGKPVVTIKDKLSNEVKKLNATAVILSGSSLSSSEKYKLVEDCLENNIKVYNSPLVLDWGENTSVAKQVKNLQIEDLLEREPIEIHSKEKSKQLKKKTILVTGGAGSIGSEIVRQLASYSPKLVLILDQAETPLHILQLELTNKYPDFNFKCLVCDVANRNRLGTFFKKYDIDVVYHAAAYKHVPLMEDNCPEAVITNIYGTKNLADLSVIYNVSRFVMVSTDKAVNPSNVMGASKRAAEMYVQARNYYTNGNGTPCKTKFITTRFGNVLGSNGSVVPLFKKQIEKGGPVTITHPDIIRYFMTIPEACQLVLEAGAMGKGGEIFIFDMGEPVKIMDLAIKMIKLAGYIPYKEIDVEITGLRPGEKLYEELISHTSKALPTHHEKIMIGKDVTKDFDFVDKKVTSIIEAALRYDDNDVVSKLKLLVPEFISKNSEFELLDAEKKESLLNVKVETAENL from the coding sequence ATGGAAAATAAATTTATTAGAGCTTTGAAGATTATAACATCTTCAAAAGGAAATAGGCTGGATATTCGGAATGTAAAATATTTGCCAAGATGGTCTGTATTAGGCATTGATACATTTTTGCTTGTATGCTCCATTGTGTTAACGGTAATTATTCTTCGTGACTTACACATTAATCACTTAAAACTAATTTCAGCCACACAACAAGTTATTCTAGTCTTAGGGATTAACATATTCTTTATGTTACTCTATAAAACGTATGCAGGTCTTATTCGGCATTCATCTTTTATGGATGCCTTAAAATTAGTATTGGCAAGTTCTAGTACGTTTGGAGTGCTTGTTCTTATAAACCTTGGGATATTAATAGTTGTTAAAGAAAAAATATTCTTAACATCTGCCCTTGTTGTTTATTCTTTTTTTTCATTTACTTTTTTGTTCTTATTTAGATTATCTGTTAAGCAGTTTTATGAGTACTTTAAAATTTACCAAAACGATACCAAATCTGAAAAAGCTATAATAGTAGGTGTTGATGAAAACGCAATATCCATTGCTGCAGCCTTAGATATTGAGCATCCCCAGCGTTTTAGAATAGAAGGATTTGCTTCTCCAAAATCATCTAACAAACGATTATTAATTCTTGGAAAACCTGTTGTTACTATTAAGGATAAATTAAGTAATGAAGTAAAAAAACTCAATGCAACAGCAGTGATTCTTTCAGGTAGCTCACTTTCTTCAAGTGAAAAATATAAACTCGTTGAAGACTGCTTAGAAAATAATATTAAAGTATACAATTCACCTTTGGTGTTAGATTGGGGTGAGAATACATCGGTTGCAAAACAGGTTAAAAACCTTCAAATTGAAGATTTATTGGAGCGAGAACCCATTGAAATACACTCCAAAGAGAAATCTAAACAGCTTAAGAAAAAAACCATATTAGTAACTGGTGGTGCTGGTTCTATAGGTAGCGAAATTGTAAGACAATTAGCTAGTTATAGTCCAAAGTTGGTATTGATTTTAGATCAAGCCGAAACTCCTTTACACATTTTACAACTTGAATTGACTAATAAGTATCCAGACTTTAACTTTAAGTGTTTAGTGTGTGATGTGGCTAACCGAAACAGATTAGGTACCTTCTTTAAAAAATATGATATAGATGTGGTATATCATGCCGCAGCCTATAAACATGTTCCTTTGATGGAAGATAACTGCCCTGAAGCGGTTATAACTAATATTTACGGAACCAAAAACTTAGCAGACCTCTCTGTAATATATAACGTGTCTCGGTTTGTAATGGTTTCAACCGATAAAGCAGTGAATCCAAGTAACGTTATGGGAGCCTCAAAAAGAGCAGCTGAAATGTACGTACAGGCTCGAAATTATTATACTAATGGAAATGGCACCCCATGTAAAACAAAATTTATTACCACCCGTTTTGGGAATGTATTAGGGTCCAACGGAAGTGTTGTGCCTTTATTTAAAAAACAAATTGAAAAAGGTGGACCTGTAACTATAACCCATCCCGATATAATCAGGTATTTTATGACCATTCCTGAAGCTTGCCAGTTAGTTTTAGAAGCTGGAGCTATGGGGAAAGGAGGCGAAATATTTATTTTCGATATGGGTGAGCCTGTAAAAATCATGGACTTAGCCATAAAGATGATAAAATTGGCAGGTTATATACCTTACAAGGAAATTGATGTAGAAATTACAGGATTGCGTCCGGGCGAAAAACTATATGAAGAGTTAATTAGCCATACTAGTAAAGCGTTACCAACTCATCATGAAAAAATAATGATAGGAAAAGATGTGACAAAAGATTTTGACTTTGTAGATAAAAAAGTAACAAGCATAATTGAAGCTGCCTTACGTTATGATGATAATGACGTGGTTAGCAAACTTAAGCTCCTTGTACCAGAATTTATAAGTAAAAATTCTGAATTTGAACTATTAGATGCTGAAAAGAAAGAATCTTTGTTAAATGTAAAGGTTGAAACTGCTGAAAATTTATAA
- a CDS encoding capsule assembly Wzi family protein produces MKKSLIPLLVCFVFTYTLKAQKIEVESMVSATGLLAENNQLPFWLVANNNGALAPSTNGLFEASSKIVYDFNKNTSIEAKGSFFLRDGVTDKFQRNELFIRFKNKWVQATLGSENPQEKYNGLSVVDDNFLLAGNSRSIPGLLLETPKPLEIIDNFAVDLGIGHYELNDDRYVDDAKLHYKRLNVSWTFAQENTLVLGIEHYAQWSGNSPEIGKQPDSFSDFIDVFFARRAAEGSFQSDQANALGNHIGIYNFEYKFQPDIGDFSFYHQHPFEDGSGTRLKNFPDGIWGISYMPNTIDYTSFLTGLVLEYVQTTNQSGGSGRSGIDNYFNSGVYRSGWTYDANIIGLPFIYRDDTGLKIANNRLRAINLGFSAANKQWSYLFKTTYVENLGIYPEPIIPKDRSVYTLFKTQYDFEKLGSISLMLGYDFNDLRDDNYGGGLTYSYSF; encoded by the coding sequence ATGAAAAAAAGCCTTATCCCCCTTCTTGTTTGTTTTGTATTTACTTATACGCTAAAGGCGCAAAAAATAGAAGTAGAATCTATGGTTTCAGCAACAGGATTATTGGCTGAAAATAATCAACTACCTTTTTGGTTAGTGGCAAATAATAACGGGGCATTAGCACCAAGTACAAATGGGTTATTTGAAGCAAGTTCAAAAATAGTATATGATTTCAACAAAAATACTTCAATAGAAGCAAAGGGTAGTTTTTTTCTAAGAGATGGTGTTACAGATAAATTTCAGCGTAATGAACTCTTTATACGTTTCAAAAATAAATGGGTTCAAGCTACTTTAGGAAGTGAAAATCCACAAGAAAAATATAATGGTTTATCTGTAGTTGATGACAACTTTTTACTTGCAGGTAATTCAAGATCAATTCCAGGGTTATTACTTGAAACACCAAAACCATTAGAAATAATAGACAATTTTGCAGTTGATTTGGGCATAGGTCATTATGAATTAAATGATGACCGTTATGTTGATGATGCTAAGCTACATTATAAAAGATTGAATGTATCTTGGACGTTTGCACAAGAAAATACTTTGGTTTTGGGTATTGAGCACTATGCACAATGGTCTGGAAATTCACCTGAAATAGGAAAACAACCCGATTCTTTTTCTGATTTTATCGATGTATTCTTTGCAAGAAGGGCAGCAGAAGGTAGTTTTCAAAGCGATCAAGCAAATGCTTTAGGAAACCATATAGGGATATACAATTTTGAATATAAGTTTCAACCTGATATAGGGGACTTTTCATTCTATCATCAGCATCCTTTTGAGGATGGCTCAGGTACTCGGCTAAAAAATTTCCCAGATGGGATTTGGGGAATTTCTTATATGCCAAATACTATAGACTATACTAGTTTTTTAACTGGGTTAGTATTAGAGTACGTCCAGACTACCAACCAAAGTGGTGGATCTGGGCGTAGTGGAATAGATAACTATTTTAATAGTGGAGTGTACCGATCTGGATGGACTTATGATGCGAATATTATAGGTCTTCCGTTTATTTATAGAGACGATACAGGCTTAAAAATAGCCAATAACCGCTTGCGAGCTATCAATCTAGGTTTTTCTGCCGCTAATAAACAATGGTCATATTTGTTTAAAACAACCTACGTAGAAAATTTAGGAATCTACCCCGAGCCAATTATCCCTAAAGACCGCTCAGTATATACTTTGTTTAAAACACAATATGATTTTGAAAAACTAGGTTCAATCTCTTTGATGCTCGGATATGATTTCAATGATTTACGAGATGATAATTATGGAGGAGGCTTAACGTATAGTTATTCATTTTAA
- the lysA gene encoding diaminopimelate decarboxylase: MTNQDLLAVAQEFGSPVYVYDADTIKKQYKTLTNSFKQVKKVKIHYAVKALSNISILKLLSSLGSGLDTVSIQEVRLGIEAGVNPKDIIYTPNGVSLEEIEVAAKLGVQINIDNLSILEQFGTKHPTIPVCIRINPHVMAGGNTNISVGHIDSKFGISIHQLPLMERIVENTGMTINGIHMHTGSDILDIEVFLYAAEILFETAKHFKNLEFIDFGSGFKVPYKKDDIETDVSELGKKLSKRFNEFCKDYGKELTLAFEPGKFLVSEAGKFLVQVNVVKQTTSTVFAQVDSGFNHLIRPMLYGSQHEIENVSNPKGKQRFYSVVGYICETDTFANNRRISEIHEGDILSFSNAGAYCFSMASNYNSRYRPAEVLWYKGKAHLIRKRETFEDIITNQEIIEL; encoded by the coding sequence ATGACAAATCAAGACCTTTTAGCCGTAGCGCAAGAGTTTGGGAGCCCAGTTTATGTATATGATGCTGATACTATAAAAAAACAGTATAAAACGCTAACAAATTCTTTTAAACAGGTTAAGAAGGTTAAGATTCATTATGCCGTAAAGGCCTTGTCTAATATTTCAATTTTAAAATTGCTTAGCTCATTGGGTAGCGGATTAGACACGGTTTCTATTCAAGAGGTTCGTTTAGGTATTGAAGCCGGTGTGAACCCTAAAGATATTATTTACACCCCAAATGGTGTCTCCTTAGAAGAAATCGAAGTTGCCGCAAAACTAGGTGTGCAGATTAATATTGACAATCTTTCTATTTTAGAGCAGTTTGGAACGAAACACCCAACTATTCCGGTGTGTATTCGTATTAATCCACATGTTATGGCAGGTGGAAACACGAATATTTCTGTGGGTCATATAGATAGTAAATTTGGTATTTCGATTCACCAATTACCTTTGATGGAACGCATTGTCGAAAATACAGGCATGACCATTAATGGTATTCATATGCACACGGGTAGTGATATTCTAGATATTGAAGTATTTTTATATGCTGCCGAAATATTATTTGAAACCGCTAAACACTTCAAAAACCTTGAGTTTATTGACTTTGGAAGTGGGTTTAAGGTACCGTATAAAAAAGATGATATTGAAACAGATGTTTCAGAATTAGGAAAAAAACTAAGTAAACGTTTTAACGAATTTTGTAAAGACTACGGAAAGGAATTGACGTTAGCCTTTGAACCAGGTAAATTTTTGGTGAGTGAGGCTGGAAAATTTTTAGTACAGGTAAATGTGGTAAAACAAACCACGTCTACCGTTTTTGCACAAGTAGATAGCGGTTTTAACCATTTAATACGACCTATGTTATACGGATCGCAACACGAGATTGAAAATGTATCAAACCCGAAAGGGAAACAACGTTTTTATAGTGTTGTAGGCTATATCTGTGAAACCGATACCTTTGCTAATAACAGAAGAATTTCAGAAATTCATGAAGGTGATATTTTGTCCTTTAGCAATGCCGGAGCCTATTGTTTTTCTATGGCAAGTAATTACAATTCGCGTTATCGCCCAGCCGAAGTGCTCTGGTATAAAGGAAAAGCGCATTTAATTAGGAAACGAGAAACGTTTGAGGATATCATTACTAATCAAGAAATAATCGAACTATAA
- a CDS encoding DegT/DnrJ/EryC1/StrS family aminotransferase — MPGFEVFGAEERKQVNDVLESGVLMRYGFDGMRNGHWKAKQFETAFAHRMQSAHCQLVSSGTSALTVALASAGVGAGDEVIMPTFTFVASFESIMMLGAVPVLVDIDDTLTLDPKAVEAAITPKTKCIMPVHMCGSMADLKALKEICNKHNLLLLEDACQAIGGTFEGKPLGSYGDLGCFSFDFVKTITCGEGGAVITNSEKYAVNADQYQDHGHNHDGTDRGAETHPHLGYNFRISELNAAVGIAQLDKLGSILETQKKNYTIIRDVLESIKGVSFRRVPEGGEENYSFLNFFLPSEEKAKKVHKALSESGVEACFYWYTNNWHYISGWEHLRDLKSLAPLSSEIKNQIQDLNDTDFSKSDAWMSRTVSSLIKIGWTEAEVKNRAEAMKKAIQSVL; from the coding sequence ATGCCTGGATTTGAAGTATTTGGAGCCGAAGAGCGCAAACAAGTAAATGATGTATTGGAGAGTGGTGTATTAATGCGCTACGGTTTTGATGGAATGCGGAATGGTCATTGGAAAGCGAAGCAGTTTGAAACCGCTTTTGCACATCGTATGCAAAGCGCCCATTGTCAATTAGTTTCTAGTGGAACCTCTGCTTTAACCGTAGCATTAGCTTCAGCCGGAGTAGGAGCGGGAGATGAAGTAATTATGCCAACATTTACGTTTGTTGCTAGTTTTGAATCAATAATGATGTTAGGGGCTGTTCCAGTATTAGTAGATATTGACGATACATTAACATTGGATCCAAAAGCTGTTGAAGCTGCCATTACACCAAAAACAAAATGCATTATGCCAGTGCATATGTGTGGCTCTATGGCAGATTTAAAGGCCTTGAAAGAAATATGTAATAAACACAACTTACTGCTGTTAGAAGACGCTTGTCAAGCTATTGGGGGAACTTTTGAAGGGAAGCCTTTAGGTAGTTACGGCGATTTAGGTTGTTTCTCATTCGATTTTGTAAAAACCATTACCTGTGGAGAAGGTGGTGCTGTTATTACAAATTCTGAGAAATATGCTGTGAATGCCGATCAATATCAAGATCATGGCCACAATCACGATGGGACAGATCGCGGAGCAGAAACGCATCCACACTTAGGGTATAACTTTCGTATTTCTGAATTAAATGCCGCCGTGGGTATTGCCCAACTTGATAAATTAGGTTCCATTCTTGAAACTCAAAAAAAGAATTACACTATTATTCGAGATGTTTTAGAATCAATTAAGGGAGTATCCTTTAGGCGCGTTCCGGAAGGAGGAGAAGAGAATTACTCGTTTTTAAACTTCTTTTTACCTTCAGAAGAAAAAGCGAAAAAAGTGCACAAAGCATTATCCGAAAGTGGAGTAGAGGCTTGCTTTTACTGGTACACCAATAATTGGCATTATATTAGCGGGTGGGAACACCTTCGTGATTTGAAATCATTAGCACCTCTTTCTTCTGAAATAAAAAATCAGATTCAAGATTTAAACGATACTGATTTCTCAAAAAGTGACGCATGGATGAGCCGTACCGTTTCTTCTTTAATAAAAATTGGATGGACAGAAGCTGAAGTTAAAAATAGGGCAGAAGCTATGAAAAAAGCGATACAATCGGTGCTTTAG
- the ribB gene encoding 3,4-dihydroxy-2-butanone-4-phosphate synthase, producing the protein MIPTEKETTIQLNTIQEAIEDIKNGKVVIVVDDENRENEGDFIAAAEMVTPEMINFMATHGRGLICAPLTEERCNELSLNMMVENNTVLHHTQFTVSVDLIGHGCTTGISVHDRAKTIQSLVNKDTKPNDLGRPGHIFPLRAKEGGVLRRTGHTEAAIDLARLAGLDPAGILVEILNEDGTMARLPQLVDVAQKFDLKLISIEDLVAYRMEHDSLIEKKEDFDINTKFGKYRLRAYKQTTNDQVHIALTKGNWKENEPVPVRVNATLVNSDILAALTNNAEKKLDDMFNVINNEEKGAIVFINQQSQSLNLLNRLKELKDNQSDDAISKASRIKMDNKDFGIGAQILHDLGIHKLRLISNSEQTKRVGMIGYGLEIIEYVNY; encoded by the coding sequence ATGATTCCTACGGAAAAAGAAACCACTATTCAGCTGAATACTATTCAAGAAGCCATTGAAGATATTAAAAATGGTAAGGTTGTAATCGTTGTTGACGATGAAAATCGTGAAAATGAAGGCGATTTTATTGCTGCAGCTGAAATGGTAACTCCTGAAATGATCAACTTTATGGCTACTCACGGTCGAGGGCTCATCTGCGCCCCCTTAACTGAAGAACGCTGCAACGAATTAAGCTTAAATATGATGGTGGAAAACAATACTGTTTTACATCATACCCAATTTACCGTTTCTGTTGATTTAATTGGTCACGGTTGCACTACTGGAATTTCAGTACACGATAGAGCTAAAACCATACAATCCTTAGTAAATAAAGACACAAAACCTAATGACTTAGGAAGACCAGGACATATTTTTCCTTTGCGTGCAAAAGAAGGCGGTGTTTTAAGAAGAACTGGACATACCGAAGCTGCCATTGATTTAGCACGATTGGCTGGTTTAGACCCAGCAGGTATTTTGGTTGAAATCTTGAATGAAGATGGAACCATGGCCAGACTTCCACAATTGGTGGATGTTGCACAAAAATTTGACCTTAAATTGATTTCTATTGAAGATTTGGTTGCCTACCGAATGGAGCACGATTCTTTAATTGAAAAAAAGGAAGATTTTGATATTAACACCAAGTTTGGAAAATATCGATTACGAGCGTATAAACAAACAACCAACGATCAAGTTCACATTGCGCTTACCAAAGGAAATTGGAAAGAAAATGAACCTGTTCCTGTGCGTGTAAATGCCACTTTGGTAAACAGTGATATATTAGCAGCTTTAACCAACAATGCAGAAAAAAAATTAGATGATATGTTTAATGTCATCAATAATGAAGAGAAAGGTGCTATTGTATTTATAAATCAGCAAAGTCAATCGCTTAATCTTTTAAACCGTTTAAAGGAGTTGAAAGATAACCAAAGTGATGATGCTATTTCAAAAGCATCTCGTATTAAAATGGATAACAAAGATTTTGGTATTGGCGCCCAAATCTTACACGATTTAGGCATTCATAAATTACGCTTAATCTCTAACAGCGAGCAAACGAAACGTGTTGGAATGATTGGTTATGGATTAGAGATTATTGAGTATGTGAATTACTAA